The Nostoc sp. 'Peltigera membranacea cyanobiont' N6 genome contains the following window.
GCAAAACGTACAACCATAGAAGCCTTAGGAAATACAGCAGGTGCTTATCGCTTGCATTTAGCGCAGGGTACTGCTTACGCTGCTAAGTCCCGTCAATGTCTTGGCAACCAGTCAGTCTATACAGAATTGGCTTGTCAGGTGTTGTGGGGAGTGAGTGCTGATGCAGTAGCTGACAGTTTAGCCACTAATGGCGAAACTCCAGAATCTCGCTTATGGCAGCATTACCGGGCCCGGATACCTCATCCAGTTAGAGCAACCTTAGCAGCTTAGTATTTATTGCTTCACAAGGATAATTTAGATAATGCAAATTAAAGCAAATGAGGCCAACACCTTAATGGCTGATACTTGGGCCCAACGAGGAATTCAAAACAGCGATGCTGGAGTGCAAGAACGGTTAAGCAAGATTGGTAGTACAGTTTTACAAGGATATCATGTAGCGATCGCTAGTGAAGATTTAGGAGCGATCGCTCTTAAAATGAATGAAATCGATGCAGAGTTGCGAGGATTTGCTTACGAAGGCGTAGGCATGGGTCTAGCGCAACGCGACTTACTCACACCCAGCAACGAAAATCGCATGGCAACTTTTGTTGCAGGTGATGGTGCAGTTTATCATAACTGGGTTTATGTGGGTTTGGGTTTGATGTTGGCTCGTGCTGGACTGCCTATCAAGCCGCATTTAGAAAAACTCAACTTTGCTAGAAATTGGTTAGCAGTCGATGGCTATGGCTACTATCAAGGTATGTTCCATTGGCAAGACTCACTTGATAATCAAGTCATCTCGGAACAAATTTCTGGTTATGCTCGCAGTGTTTTTGACCAAGGTTTGGGTCGCAGTATTTGGTTTATCGGTGGTGGCGATGTCAATCACATCGCACGTACCATTGATACCTTCGCACCAAATAGACGGGAAGACTTATGGGGTGGTGTAGGTTACGCCTGTGCTTACGCTGGTGGTGCAGAACGTGCAACCATAGAAGCCCTAACAAATACAGCAGGTGTTTACCGATTTCAATTAACCCAAGGAACAGCTTATGCTGCCAAGTCCCGCCAATCTCTTGGTAATCACTCAGTTTACACAGAATTAGCTTGTCAGGTGTTGTGGGGAATGGGTGCTGATGCTGTAGTTGAGAGTTTAGCGGCCAATGGCGAAGCACTAGAATCTCAGACTTGGCAACATTACCGAGCGCGAGTTTTTCATCCAGTTAGAACGACCCTAGCAGTTTAGTACAAAATTATACACGTTGATAAAGTTTTCAGAAATGCTCTCCCAAGAAACTATTGCTCAACAAGGACAATCAAGATGATACAACAAGCTTGGCAAATCAGCGCCGAACAAGCTAGGGCACAGATGAAAGCTAATTTGGCGGGACGTAAGGTAATGGTGAGAGATCCGAAAGTGCCACAACGATTTGGACATACTGCTGAAGGTATGTGGCAAGGATACCATGCCGCGATCGCTGATGATGAACCAGAGGCGATCGTCGCCAAGCTAAATGCAATTGACTCTGAGTTGCTAGGATTTGCCTTAGAAGGTGTAGGTATAGGTCTTGCTGAACTAGATGCACTCAAACCCCAGAAGCAGAATCGAGTCCAGGCTTTTCTCGAAGGAACCACAGCAGCTTATCAGACTATGGTTTATCTGGGAGTAGGTTTGGGACTAGTTCGGTGTAAACTCCCTATTGAGCCATATTTAAATCAACAGCACCCCGGAGGATGTTGGCCAGTAGTTGATGGTTATGGTTTCAATCATGGTATTTATTACTGGCAAGACTACATAGACGGTCAAGCTATTCCTGTGCAACTTTCTGGTTATCTGGGCCGCGTCTTTGACCAAGGTCTAGGTCGCAGCATTTGGTTAGTAGATTGTGCTGATGTTAACCGAATTGCGACGACTATAGACGCTTTTTCCGCCACAAGACAGGCAGACCTTTGGGGAGGTATTGGTTACGTTTGCGCTTCGGTTGGTGGTGCAGAACGCTCAACTATAGAAGCTTTAGGAAAAGTAGCTGGCGATCGTGTGTCTGAGTTGGCTAAAGGAGCTACTTGCGCCGCCAAATTCCGTAAATTGCTTGGCAACCAAGCTGGCTACACGGGATTAGTGAGTGAAATATTGTGCAGCATGGCAGCTGAAGCAGGAGTTGAGATTAAAGACACTCCTCTAAAAAGCTTACCAAACAATAGTGCAGAACCAGACCAACAAATCTGGCAACACTACCGAGAATATCTGCTTGTATAAATAAAAGTTACAAGCATTAAATTTAAAAGTTTTTTTAAAGGGCAATACAAATATCTTGTATATTTGCCACAAAATTGCTATTAAAAGTGCCTCTAAATTCACACTATTAATCTGACATTTTTGGCAAATTTACCTAATCTTAAGCTCTCCTTAATTTCGCAAGAAATAAACCCAAAATCTACCTAATGTTAAATGTTTCTTAATTTACAAAAAGCCTCAAGCATTATATGATTCTAAACAAGCCAGCAAACCACTCCCGAAATTGCTTAAAAACCGCAGATATTAATTATTAGGTGGTTTTGAAAGAGCATTAAAGGCTCTACAAAGATTTAGGTGACATACATCTATAACATTCCCAATGAATGGATCAAATTGAATAATTTCAAGCCTGAAACTCTTTGGTAGAAGAAACTCGCTCCAACAGCATCGGACTACGCTGGTCATTAATATTCCACAAACAAAGAAATAAAAAATATGGCGAAACCTAAAACAGTAATCCCACAACTACTAGATGAAACTTCCATATCTACAAACCCTTACACTGGCAAAGTAACATCTAACGGCACAATTTTCATCGCTACTCCCAATCCAATTTATGCACCAACTGGTGAGGCTTTTATTGGCACTCCAGGTAATGACAAAATCAACACAGAAGCATTAACTAGCAATAATGTTTTATTCGGTCTTGGTGGCAATGACCGTCTATTAAGTGGTATTGGGAATGATGTTTTAGTCGCTGGTGCTGGAAATGACTTTGTAAACGCAGGTGATGGAAATGACCTAATTTTTGGTGACTTTAATTCTAATGGAGACCTCGACTTTGGTCAGGAAGGAAATGACACCCTAAATGGCGGTGGTGGGGATGATGTTTTCTTGGGTGGCGCTGGCAATGATATCTTGAATGGTGGAACCGGAGATGATAACATCGCTGGTCAAGATGGCAATGATGCCATCAATGGCAATGCTGGTGACGATCTATTTACTGGTGGTTTAGGCAACGACACTATTCGTGGTGGCGCTGGAGATGACCGAGGTCTTGCTGGTCCAGGCGATGACCTCTTCTATGGTGGTGACGGTAACGACCGACTCGGCGGTGATACTGGCGACGACACACTCTACGGTGGTGCTGGAAACGACCTACTGATTGGCAATGTTGGCAACGACTTAGTATCAGGTGGTAACGGCAACGATTGGATAGTAGGCTCTAACCCCTATCCCCCAGAATTAGGATTAGGACTACCCGAAATTGATACCTTAACGGGCGGTAGCGGCAGCGATATCTTCTTCCTGGGAGAATTCACCATAGGTCAAAACACCAAAGTATTTTACGACAAATTAGGTAATCAAGATTACGCTTTGATTACTGATTTTAATGTCAAAAAGGACTTTATTCAGTTACCAGAAAGTCTCCAAACCATAATAGGATTGGGGCCAACAGCTGCTGGTCTGCCCAAAGGAACAGCTATCTATGCTAACAGAAATGGTGTGAACGATCTGATTGCCATAGTTGCTGGTGTGACACCTCAACAATTAGGATCTAGTGGTCGCTTCATCTTTGGTAATCCAACCCCCAACTCCACACCAGGGACAGGAGTTTTCACAGGCTCTGATGCTTCCGAAGGTTTCATCGGTACTCCGGGCAATGACACAATTTTTACCTTGGGCGGCAATAACACCACATTTGCCCTTGATGGGGATGACCGCCTCTTTGGTGGTGCCGGTAATGACGATTTTATCTCCGGGGCTGGAAACGACTTCGTTGATGCAGGTGCTGGTAACGACCTAATTTTTGGCGACTTTGACCTCAATGGCGACCTCGACTTTGGTGTAGAGGGAAATGATACTCTCTTGGGTGGTGCTGGCAATGATGTTTTCTTTGCTGGCGGTGGTAATGATTCCATTAATGGTGGAATCGGTAATGATGACATTGCTGCTCAAGATGGTAATGACACCATTAATGGTGGCGAAGGCAATGATAACATCCTTGGTGGTTCAGGCACAGATTTGATCTATGGTGATGCTGGCAACGATAAAGTCTTTGCTGGTTCAGGCAACGATATCCTCTATGGAGGTGATGGAGCTGACCGACTTGGCGGTGATACCGGCGACGACAAAATCTTTGGTGAGTCTGGGAATGATATTCTCATCGGCAATCTTGGCAGTGACACTCTCTCTGGTGGCGACGGTAATGACCGATTATTTGGCTCTAACCCCTTCCCTCCAGAACTGGGACTAGGCAAACCTGAGATTGATATTTTAACTGGTGGTAGCGGTAGCGATATCTTTTTCCTTGGTGAATTCACCGTAGGTAAAGATAGTGCAGTCTACTACGACAAACTAGGTAATCAAGACTACGCCCTGATTACTGACTTCAATCTCAAGGAGGATTTTATTCAACTACCTGAAGATATCCAAATTACTATTGGACTAGGCCCAGTTCCTGCTGATTTGACAGGTGTACCGCAAGGAGCCGGAATCTATTCTAACAATGACCTAATTGCTGTAGTTGCTGGTGTTGGGCCTCAACAGTTAGCAGCTAGTGGTCACTTCCTGTTTGTCTAGATAATGCAGATTTAGATTCTAGATTGTGTTCTTAATATAAGGAGGGGTGGTAAAGCAGTAAACCACCCTTGCTTATCACTTGTTTTAATGACCAATCGCAAATATTTGTGAAATCAAAGATTGTGAGCGAGTGACGAAACCCTTGTTAGTTCCGAGCAGACATGGGTTGAGTACACATTTGGCTCTCCCTCCTTGTGCTTTCTTTGGTTAACTTGTGTGTATTTATTTGGGCAAAAGCCGCTCGTGTAGGAGATTGATTATGTCCCGGCTCATAAAACGCCGTCATTTTCTTCAGGCAAGTATTGCAGCTACCACCAGCATAGGTATATCTGCCATTCGTGGTTCTGCTTTTAATAGTGAAGAATATGTTGAGGCGATTGTTATTGGGAGCGGTTTTGGTGGAGCAGTCGCATCATTACGCCTGGGTCAGGCAAAAATTGAAACAATCGTACTAGAGCGTGGGCGAAGATGGCCAATCACTGATGCAGGCAATACTTTCGCTACATTTGAGAAACCAGATGGCCGTACTACTTGGCTTAGTCCGACTACAGTTTTAAGAGGATTTGACCCAGTTTCTATTGATGTTTATACTGGCGTGCTTGATGCCAAGGTAGGCAATGGTATTACTGCTTATCGAGGAGCAGGCGTTGGAGGTAGTTCCCTTGTCTATAGTGCTGTTACCTATCAGCCAGATCGAGAAATATTCTATAAAGCCTTTCCACGTAGTATCAACTACGAAGAATTAGATAAGGTTTATTACCCACGGGTGCGTTCTATTCTTAACCCAGCTTCTATACCAGACGACATTTTACAAACTGATTACTATTTAGCAAGTCGCATTTTCATAGAGCAGGGAGCTAAGGCTGGTCTAAAAGTCCGCAAGCACAGCATGGCAGTTAATTGGGATATCGTTCGTCAGGAAATTACAGGTCAGAAAGTTCCTTCTGCTATTAATGGTGTATTAATTTATGGGGCAAACAGTGGTGCAAAAAATAGCTTAGACAAAAATTACTTGAAGATGGCAGAAGCCACTGGTCACGTCGAAATTCGACCTTTGCATGTGGTAACTAGGATAGAGGAATTAAATAACGGACGTTTCCAAATTGTTTGTAATCAAATCAATGAGCAAGGTATGATAGTTGGACAAAAATCTTTGATTTGTCGCTATCTATTTTTAGCAGCTGGTTCGATTGGAACTACTGAACTGTTACTACGTGCCAAGGTTAATGGCACATTACGCCGCTTGAATAAGTATGTAGGACAATTTTGGGGAACTAACGGTGATGCACTCAGTGCTGTCATCAACAAATATCCAACTAATCCTTCACAAGGCGGCCCAGCAACATCAGTAATTGAACATTTCGATAATCCTATTGCTCCGGTGATTATCGAGCAAACTCCTCTTCCTAATTTACAGAATGGTGTCATTGCTTCCCTTGGTCAGGCA
Protein-coding sequences here:
- a CDS encoding DUF1702 family protein; this translates as MQIKANEANTLMADTWAQRGIQNSDAGVQERLSKIGSTVLQGYHVAIASEDLGAIALKMNEIDAELRGFAYEGVGMGLAQRDLLTPSNENRMATFVAGDGAVYHNWVYVGLGLMLARAGLPIKPHLEKLNFARNWLAVDGYGYYQGMFHWQDSLDNQVISEQISGYARSVFDQGLGRSIWFIGGGDVNHIARTIDTFAPNRREDLWGGVGYACAYAGGAERATIEALTNTAGVYRFQLTQGTAYAAKSRQSLGNHSVYTELACQVLWGMGADAVVESLAANGEALESQTWQHYRARVFHPVRTTLAV
- a CDS encoding DUF1702 family protein, with translation MIQQAWQISAEQARAQMKANLAGRKVMVRDPKVPQRFGHTAEGMWQGYHAAIADDEPEAIVAKLNAIDSELLGFALEGVGIGLAELDALKPQKQNRVQAFLEGTTAAYQTMVYLGVGLGLVRCKLPIEPYLNQQHPGGCWPVVDGYGFNHGIYYWQDYIDGQAIPVQLSGYLGRVFDQGLGRSIWLVDCADVNRIATTIDAFSATRQADLWGGIGYVCASVGGAERSTIEALGKVAGDRVSELAKGATCAAKFRKLLGNQAGYTGLVSEILCSMAAEAGVEIKDTPLKSLPNNSAEPDQQIWQHYREYLLV
- a CDS encoding calcium-binding protein codes for the protein MAKPKTVIPQLLDETSISTNPYTGKVTSNGTIFIATPNPIYAPTGEAFIGTPGNDKINTEALTSNNVLFGLGGNDRLLSGIGNDVLVAGAGNDFVNAGDGNDLIFGDFNSNGDLDFGQEGNDTLNGGGGDDVFLGGAGNDILNGGTGDDNIAGQDGNDAINGNAGDDLFTGGLGNDTIRGGAGDDRGLAGPGDDLFYGGDGNDRLGGDTGDDTLYGGAGNDLLIGNVGNDLVSGGNGNDWIVGSNPYPPELGLGLPEIDTLTGGSGSDIFFLGEFTIGQNTKVFYDKLGNQDYALITDFNVKKDFIQLPESLQTIIGLGPTAAGLPKGTAIYANRNGVNDLIAIVAGVTPQQLGSSGRFIFGNPTPNSTPGTGVFTGSDASEGFIGTPGNDTIFTLGGNNTTFALDGDDRLFGGAGNDDFISGAGNDFVDAGAGNDLIFGDFDLNGDLDFGVEGNDTLLGGAGNDVFFAGGGNDSINGGIGNDDIAAQDGNDTINGGEGNDNILGGSGTDLIYGDAGNDKVFAGSGNDILYGGDGADRLGGDTGDDKIFGESGNDILIGNLGSDTLSGGDGNDRLFGSNPFPPELGLGKPEIDILTGGSGSDIFFLGEFTVGKDSAVYYDKLGNQDYALITDFNLKEDFIQLPEDIQITIGLGPVPADLTGVPQGAGIYSNNDLIAVVAGVGPQQLAASGHFLFV
- a CDS encoding GMC oxidoreductase, with protein sequence MSRLIKRRHFLQASIAATTSIGISAIRGSAFNSEEYVEAIVIGSGFGGAVASLRLGQAKIETIVLERGRRWPITDAGNTFATFEKPDGRTTWLSPTTVLRGFDPVSIDVYTGVLDAKVGNGITAYRGAGVGGSSLVYSAVTYQPDREIFYKAFPRSINYEELDKVYYPRVRSILNPASIPDDILQTDYYLASRIFIEQGAKAGLKVRKHSMAVNWDIVRQEITGQKVPSAINGVLIYGANSGAKNSLDKNYLKMAEATGHVEIRPLHVVTRIEELNNGRFQIVCNQINEQGMIVGQKSLICRYLFLAAGSIGTTELLLRAKVNGTLRRLNKYVGQFWGTNGDALSAVINKYPTNPSQGGPATSVIEHFDNPIAPVIIEQTPLPNLQNGVIASLGQAIAKPEGYFTYNASTQSADLFWPTNSANNQKNSQALQYTYKLLDRANDTTIAGKPDSGLTTHPLGGAVMEKVCNTYGQVYGYPNLFVVDGSMIPGSAGANPSLTIAALAERCMDKFLLHRIR